The Anastrepha ludens isolate Willacy chromosome X, idAnaLude1.1, whole genome shotgun sequence genome includes a window with the following:
- the LOC128869658 gene encoding uncharacterized protein LOC128869658 isoform X1 — protein MTCNCVACQREVEAGNKPVHDKQVHWAPRDAAKNILRQRDELCGSREGAEGAPGSLSGTERGDSPIRRRRRIHLRLYTSEGTPLRRPVGSSSEVGQTSAGARRRQRAVNRRRNRNASRQSRSGTELPTARTTQQRPQRRRGANAGASNNRLPLASFATGEGTRQPQPLLRDMAACLLSQATILARVVEEQPSGASAAQQMGAPAAQRPTRPTRRRPRRQRTTAALGARSSNRNHSRSGRQNSGRRHCY, from the coding sequence GTTCATTGGGCGCCGAGGGATGCAGCCAAAAATATACTGCGACAACGCGACGAACTTTGTGGGAGCAGAGAGGGAGCTGAGGGAGCTCCGGGAAGCCTTTCTGGCACAGAAAGAGGAGATTCTCCAATACGCCGCCGACGAAGGATTCATCTTCGCCTTTATACCTCCGAGGGTACCCCACTTCGGCGGCCTGTGGGAAGCAGCAGTGAAGTCGGCCAAACATCTGCTGGTGCGCGCCGTAGGCAACGCGCTGTTAACCGCCGAAGAAACCGCAACGCTTCTCGTCAAAGTAGAAGTGGTACTGAACTCCCGACCGCTCGCACCACTCAGCAACGACCCCAACGACGGCGAGGCGCTAACGCCGGCGCATCTAATAATCGGTTGCCCCTTGCGAGCTTTGCCACCGGAGAAGGTACCCGTCAACCTCAGCCGCTGCTTAGAGATATGGCAGCTTGTTTGCTCTCTCAAGCAACAATTTTGGCGCGCGTGGTCGAAGAGCAACCTTCTGGAGCTTCAGCAGCGCAACAAATGGGTGCACCCGCAGCCCAACGTCCAACTAGGCCAACTCGTCGTCGTCCACGAAGACAACGTACCACCGCAGCATTGGGTGCTCGGTCGAGTAACCGCAACCATTCCCGGAGCGGACGGCAAAATTCGGGTCGCAGACATTGCTACTAA
- the LOC128869658 gene encoding uncharacterized protein LOC128869658 isoform X2, producing the protein MQPKIYCDNATNFVGAERELRELREAFLAQKEEILQYAADEGFIFAFIPPRVPHFGGLWEAAVKSAKHLLVRAVGNALLTAEETATLLVKVEVVLNSRPLAPLSNDPNDGEALTPAHLIIGCPLRALPPEKVPVNLSRCLEIWQLVCSLKQQFWRAWSKSNLLELQQRNKWVHPQPNVQLGQLVVVHEDNVPPQHWVLGRVTATIPGADGKIRVADIATKSGEVRRPIHKLAVLPVENKN; encoded by the coding sequence ATGCAGCCAAAAATATACTGCGACAACGCGACGAACTTTGTGGGAGCAGAGAGGGAGCTGAGGGAGCTCCGGGAAGCCTTTCTGGCACAGAAAGAGGAGATTCTCCAATACGCCGCCGACGAAGGATTCATCTTCGCCTTTATACCTCCGAGGGTACCCCACTTCGGCGGCCTGTGGGAAGCAGCAGTGAAGTCGGCCAAACATCTGCTGGTGCGCGCCGTAGGCAACGCGCTGTTAACCGCCGAAGAAACCGCAACGCTTCTCGTCAAAGTAGAAGTGGTACTGAACTCCCGACCGCTCGCACCACTCAGCAACGACCCCAACGACGGCGAGGCGCTAACGCCGGCGCATCTAATAATCGGTTGCCCCTTGCGAGCTTTGCCACCGGAGAAGGTACCCGTCAACCTCAGCCGCTGCTTAGAGATATGGCAGCTTGTTTGCTCTCTCAAGCAACAATTTTGGCGCGCGTGGTCGAAGAGCAACCTTCTGGAGCTTCAGCAGCGCAACAAATGGGTGCACCCGCAGCCCAACGTCCAACTAGGCCAACTCGTCGTCGTCCACGAAGACAACGTACCACCGCAGCATTGGGTGCTCGGTCGAGTAACCGCAACCATTCCCGGAGCGGACGGCAAAATTCGGGTCGCAGACATTGCTACTAAGTCGGGTGAAGTACGACGCCCTATCCACAAACTCGCCGTGCTGCCGGTGGAAAACAAGAATTGA